CTGGCCCAGCTGGTGCACAAGCTCTACATTCGCCGTCCCCATCGGCGAAACTATCCCCAACGCCGGGGCTTCATGCCCGTTCTCGACGGGCTGTCTCTGGCCAAGGACATCGACACCGAAGGGGAAGCGCGGGAGATCGCCGAGCAGGTGGCTCAGGCCGCAGCGCCCAGACCCTAAACCCCAGGCCCTAGACCCACAACCCAAGAGCCGAACCTCGACATCCAAGCGACCAGCATCCAAGACAGCCCCGGATTCAACAACCTGGCACCGCCTTCCACCACTCACCGACCGGCCTGTGCCGGCAGGAGCCGACCCATGAGCACCAACCGCGAGCTGAGCCGCATTTTCGACCAGATCGCTTCCGCCCAAGAACTATTGGGAGCCAACCGCTTCAAGATCGCCGCCCACCAGCGGGCGGCCCGGCTGCTGCGGGATATGACCCGCGAGGTCGATGATCTGGTGGCAGAGGATCCCGACGATCGCATGGGCCAGCTCACCGCCATCGACGGCATCGGCAAGGGCCTGGCGGAGAAGATTCTCGAGTATTTGGATAGCGGCGAGATCTCCGAGCACCAGGAGCTGCTGGAGAAGGTGCCACCGGGGCTCTTCGATGTCTTGGAGGTTCCGGGGCTCGGCCCCAAGGCGGTGAAGCTCATGTGGGACGAGCTGGGCATCGCGTCGGTGGACGACCTCAAGGCCCAGCTCGATTCCCCCGAGCTGGCGGCTCTGCCGCGCATGGGGGCCAAGACCATCGACAACATCAAGAAGGCCATCGCCTTCGCCGAGAGCAGCGGCGACCGCGTTCCCCTGGGTATGGCCCTGCCGCTGGCGAAGGAGCTGGTGGAGGCTCTGGAGTCGGTGGACGGAGTGCGCCGGGTGGACTACGCCGGCAGCCTGCGGCGGGGCCGCGAGACCATCGGCGATCTGGACTTCCTGGTCGCCTGCGACGACCCAGCGGCGGTGCGCGACCGCTTCACCAACCTCCCGGCGGTGACCCAGGTCCTGGCCAAGGGGGAGACCAAGTCGTCGGTGCGCCTGCAAAGCGGCAAGGTGGCAATCCAGGCGGATCTGCGTATCGTCGACGCCGACGCCTACGGCGCCGCTCTGCTCTATTTCACCGGCTCCAAGGAGCACAATGTGCGGCTCCGCGAGCTGGCGATCCAGAAGAATCTGCGGCTGAACGAGTACGGCCTGTTCGAGGGAAAGGAAGAGCGTCCCCAGGAGCGGGGAGAGAAGCCCGTCGCCGCCGCCGAGGAAGCCGAGATCTACCAGGCCCTGGGGCTGCCCTACATCGCGCCGGAGCTGCGGGAGGACCGCGGCGAGCTGGACTCGGTGCCGGAGCACCTCATCGAGCTCGGCGACATCCGCGCCGAGCTCCACGCCCACACCACCGCCAGCGACGGACGCCTATCCATCGTCGAGCTCGCCGAGGCAGCCAAGAGCCGCGGCTTCCACACCCTGGCGGTGACGGATCACTCCCAGAGCCAGGTGATCGCCAACGGTCTCTCGCCGGACCGCCTGCGCAAGCACATCGACGCCGTGCGGGAAGCCAACGAGAAGGTCTCCGGCATCGAGGTGTTGGCGGGCTCGGAGGTCGACATCCTGGCCGATGGCAGCCTCGACTATGACGACGAGCTGCTGGCTCAACTGGACGTGGTGGTGGCCTCCCCCCACGCCGCCCTGCGCCAGGATCCGAAGACCGCCACCGAGCGCCTGCTCACCGCTCTGCGCCACCCCCTGGTGCACATCCTCGGCCATCCCACGGGTCGCCTCATCGGCAAGCGCGAAGGCCTGTCACCGGATATGGACGCCCTCTTCGCAGCCGCCGCGGAGCACGACGTAGCCTTGGAGCTCAACGCCAACTGGCACCGCCTGGACCTGCGCGACATGCACCTCCGCGGCGCCCTCGCCGCCGGCTGCAAGATCGCCATCGACACCGACGCCCACGACTCCCCCCACTTCGATTTCCTAACCTACGGCATCCTCACCGCCCGCCGCGCCGCCATGACCGCGGACGCCTGCATCAACGCGTGGAGCGCCAAGAGGCTGCATGGGTGGTTGAAGTCGAAGCGGTAGGCCAACCTCCCACAACAAGAAACCCCCACCACCCAAAGGCAGCGGGGGCCCAGAGACTCGGCGACCAGCGCCGGGCGCGGGGAAGTGCGTTTAGCGCGCGGCGATGAGGTCGGCGCGGGAGAAGAAGAAAGCGAGCTCCTGGGCGGCGTTCTCCGGGGAGTCGCTGCCGTGGATGGCGTTGCGCTCGATGTCGGTGCCGTAGAGGTTGCGGACGGTGCCGTCCTCGGCCTTGGTCGAGTCGGTGGCGCCCATCACCTCGCGCAGCTGGGCGACGGCGTTGTCACGCTCCAGGGCGGCGGGGATCACCGGGCCGCTGGTCATGAACTGCACCAGGTCGTTGTAGAACGGGCGCTCCTTGTGCACCTCGTAGAAGGCCTTCGCCTGGTCCTCGGTGAGGCGCAGCATGCGCAGGCCGCGGACGGTGAAGCCGTGTTTTTCGAGCAGGGCCAGGATGTTGCCGGCATTGCCGGCGGCGACGGCGTCGGGCTTGATGATGGTCAGAGTCGTTTCCATGATCTATTTCCTCGATGATGAATCGTTCACGGGTTGATGGGGTTGGGTTCGCCCAGTGGCACGACCCGGAAGCCGACCCTCGGGCGATGCGAGTCGTGGGAGACTCGAAATCTCTCAGCGTAAATTCTAGGAAGCGAGGGGCGGCGGCGCCACGCCCTCGCCGAGAAGCTCGAAATCGCTGTCGGCGTCGCTCAAGGTGAGGATCGAGCCGACGATCTCCACCGCACCGTCGGGCCCCAGCAGCAGCGCCGAGCCGGCGGGCAGACCGACACCCCAGCGCACTCCCGGCTGCGTCATCAGCTGCCGCAGCCGGCGATCGTGGCCGGGGTCGAAGTTGGTGTCCAACACGCCGCCGGGCAGCCAGCCCAGCCCTTTCAGCGGCTCTCCCCGCAGACCGCGGGCCCACTCGCCGCAGGCCTGGGCGGCGGCAGCGTTGGCGGCGACCACGCCGCCACGAGCCACCACCTCCTGCAAGGCCTCCTCCACCGCCGACTGGGCCACCGCCTCCAGCAGCTGGTCGGCGACGCCGCCGCCCAGATAGACGGCGGCGCTGTCGAGCACCCGGCTGCGATTGCGGCGGCGACGGGCGTCCCGGGTGCGATAGACCGGAATAATCTCCAGCTCGCGGTCGAAGACCTCGTCCAAATAGTCGGCGAAATACTCTCCGTACTCGGTGGAGCCGCTGGCCGCCGGCAGAAAGCCCACCGGGCCCTCGCCGGCGCGCTCCAACCACGCGCGGTCCGCCGCTTCGGTCTCGCCGAAGCTGAACTCACCGCCGCCTAGCAGTGCCAGCCAGCCGTCGCCGGGAAAGCGCTGATGGCTGCTGTAGCGGCAAAGGTATACCGGCACTCGGGCGCCAAGGTGGCGTCAAAGCAGCTTGAATCAGGGGACGTTCCCGTTTGATGCGTGCTAAATCTGCTTGATTGGGCGTCACATAGCGTTTATTTTTCAGGGTGATATGTTGGGTCTTATATTTTTTATCAACCACCTGGAATGAATAACTGGCGCCAGTACGTTGCTCAACAAGTGTATAAGTCCCTGGCGCAGTATTCAGCGGCACGCCGACCAAAGCCACCCAGTGTTGTTGCGTGCGTAAAACTAAGACCCGCTGTTGTTGATAGACGATGTGGGGTGGTGTTGTGCCTTGTTGATACAAAGGCACCCAAGCAATGCCACCGGGCACACTGGGTTTTTGGGCTAAAGCCATTAATTGAGGCGGTAAGGTCTGAGTGGGTTCAACACGAACTGCTGGGGGTAACGGTTTGCCTTGGGCCGGTACGGGCAGAGGTACTGCAATCACTTCATCGATTTGTTGTTCACGGATAGGGTTATTTGCCGGCAGGATAGGCACCTGTTGGACAGATGGCGGTGGTTTTTGTTGCACACAAGCGCTGATACCTAAGATCAGCACTAAATAGATCTGTTGACGCATATTAATATCTCAGCCATTGATTGAGAAAATCAACCGTCAGTTGCCAGGTTTCTTCCGTTATTTCACTATCATAATGAGGGCTTTGAGGATTAGCAAAACCATGTTCTGCTTCATAACTGTAACAGGTTAACGTTTTACCCGCATCAGTCATCGCATATTCCAAAGCAGTTTGTTTATCTGGCCAACTGCGTTCAGTTTCTGAAAAAATTGCTAATACAGGCCCTTTAAGTACAGTAGCATTTTGTTTATTAAGAATAATACGACAATAAAACAATACTATTGCATCAACATATTCAGGATTATGAAGTACCGCATGTTGTGCTTGTAAACCGCCAAACGACCAGCCTAAGACTGCAATTTTACGTTGCGGGGCTTGCAATTGTTGCAAAGCGGTTTGCAATTTCCGGTTTGCCACTTCTTGAACCACATTACGCATGCACTCACCAGCCTCTTTAGCATCCACTGGCTGCCGACCTTCATAAAGATCGATGACGAGAGCACGAAAACCAAGCTGAGCAAACTGTTCAGCCCATTGAATATTGTAATCCCGCAGGCCCCACCAATCATGAATAATCAATACACCTTGAGTTGCCTGCTCAGAACCAAAAGTATAAGTTTCAAATGTTTCACCAACAGGGGTGGTTAATGCCATCAACAACTGCTCCGCAGTTTTATGAATAACAGGGATAACGGTCTAGGGTGTTACCGAACCCATTTTTTTATTTCCCGAGAGTAGCAATCACTTCCAGGAATGTCAATATTTTAGCTCATTAAACATAGCTTAGGGCGCAAATTGCCGCGGCAAACTCTATCATCATGACCACTTAAACTCAAGTCGATTAGCTGTTTTTTACACACTTGAAACGGTTGGGCGCAAGAAAGGGATTTTGTGACTTTTTCAGAGATTATTGATATTCAATCAATCCGCTCATAGCGGATAAAAAGTTGTTTTCGTTGACGATATTGATATCAAAGGTACTCGACAATCCTGAGCGTTTATCATCAGCAACATCGGATACTAACAACAAAAAATTTTTTTTATCAAACTTTAAGCGTTTACATAATTCTTTATATTTATTAATAGAAGCGCGAAACTCACCGGCTTTACATTCAATCCATAAGGGAATTTCGTCATTGATCAGAAAAAACAGATCAAGTTCATAGTGATCTTCATTGGGCAAATGAATATGAAAATGACGCAAACAAGAAAATTTAAGCTGTTTGTCAACTAACCAAGAGGCTATTTTCATAAATGCAAACCATTCTAACCATTCACCATTAAAGAAATTAACGATTTTAGGTTCTGTTTGCAAAACCAAACGCACGCGTTTATCGGCTTTTTCATTAAAATATTTAGCAACAAAAGCATGATCATAAAGTGCTTTACAAAATGCCTTAATCACTTGAATATCCCGTTGACTGTGCGCAGAGAGATTAAAATTGGCTTTGCTATAGCCTTTAGCTTGAAGCTGTTTTATTTTATTACTGATTTCTTTTAAAATTTGATAATTATCACCCAATTGCACAGCAATCTCATCAAAAAAACCCCCAATATCAACATCTTTTTGATCATAATTCACTTTAATATTTCGAGCCGCAAACCATTGGATGACGCCATCAAAGTGACGCAATGCCGGAGAGGAAGGCATATTGGCAAAAGCATAACCTTGATGCACTTTAGA
The genomic region above belongs to Acidobacteriota bacterium and contains:
- a CDS encoding Type 1 glutamine amidotransferase-like domain-containing protein — protein: MPVYLCRYSSHQRFPGDGWLALLGGGEFSFGETEAADRAWLERAGEGPVGFLPAASGSTEYGEYFADYLDEVFDRELEIIPVYRTRDARRRRNRSRVLDSAAVYLGGGVADQLLEAVAQSAVEEALQEVVARGGVVAANAAAAQACGEWARGLRGEPLKGLGWLPGGVLDTNFDPGHDRRLRQLMTQPGVRWGVGLPAGSALLLGPDGAVEIVGSILTLSDADSDFELLGEGVAPPPLAS
- a CDS encoding dienelactone hydrolase family protein, whose product is MALTTPVGETFETYTFGSEQATQGVLIIHDWWGLRDYNIQWAEQFAQLGFRALVIDLYEGRQPVDAKEAGECMRNVVQEVANRKLQTALQQLQAPQRKIAVLGWSFGGLQAQHAVLHNPEYVDAIVLFYCRIILNKQNATVLKGPVLAIFSETERSWPDKQTALEYAMTDAGKTLTCYSYEAEHGFANPQSPHYDSEITEETWQLTVDFLNQWLRY
- the ndk gene encoding nucleoside-diphosphate kinase, with product METTLTIIKPDAVAAGNAGNILALLEKHGFTVRGLRMLRLTEDQAKAFYEVHKERPFYNDLVQFMTSGPVIPAALERDNAVAQLREVMGATDSTKAEDGTVRNLYGTDIERNAIHGSDSPENAAQELAFFFSRADLIAAR
- the polX gene encoding DNA polymerase/3'-5' exonuclease PolX, which codes for MSTNRELSRIFDQIASAQELLGANRFKIAAHQRAARLLRDMTREVDDLVAEDPDDRMGQLTAIDGIGKGLAEKILEYLDSGEISEHQELLEKVPPGLFDVLEVPGLGPKAVKLMWDELGIASVDDLKAQLDSPELAALPRMGAKTIDNIKKAIAFAESSGDRVPLGMALPLAKELVEALESVDGVRRVDYAGSLRRGRETIGDLDFLVACDDPAAVRDRFTNLPAVTQVLAKGETKSSVRLQSGKVAIQADLRIVDADAYGAALLYFTGSKEHNVRLRELAIQKNLRLNEYGLFEGKEERPQERGEKPVAAAEEAEIYQALGLPYIAPELREDRGELDSVPEHLIELGDIRAELHAHTTASDGRLSIVELAEAAKSRGFHTLAVTDHSQSQVIANGLSPDRLRKHIDAVREANEKVSGIEVLAGSEVDILADGSLDYDDELLAQLDVVVASPHAALRQDPKTATERLLTALRHPLVHILGHPTGRLIGKREGLSPDMDALFAAAAEHDVALELNANWHRLDLRDMHLRGALAAGCKIAIDTDAHDSPHFDFLTYGILTARRAAMTADACINAWSAKRLHGWLKSKR